One Anaerolineales bacterium DNA segment encodes these proteins:
- a CDS encoding substrate-binding domain-containing protein has translation MNSTPRLNRFLFVAFIFLSFCVGSAALFSPQVRSLSYAPLRDSLFPNFYLNPQAGKPVTLLVAVPSALENWVKDSTADFSSQNPLITVELTVVRGVDAGRRLNVMTGIPDVWIAESDWTRTAAGGIPFETEGWVVAQDSFVWTVWSGSRADALSQLDWGSISRLAASDPQFRLAVPPEGSVEGMGGCLSAAAEYFQQSVLTADQINDASFQRWKSELLESVPDLKRNPFDQLTSRPPQADAAFLPLSDGRRLDGSAFLLQAPQSAAVLNFTFYIRSSWLEIEDWEAELQRQAAEKFRAHLLSGGVQGGLAAHGLSGPGADFPNPVRPADEHAVYALQFCWSRQGGNA, from the coding sequence ATGAACAGCACGCCGCGCCTAAACCGGTTTTTGTTTGTTGCCTTCATTTTCCTTTCCTTCTGCGTGGGAAGCGCCGCGTTGTTCTCGCCGCAGGTCCGCAGTCTGTCGTATGCCCCCCTGCGGGATTCCCTGTTTCCCAATTTTTACCTGAATCCCCAAGCCGGAAAACCGGTGACCCTGCTCGTCGCTGTCCCGTCTGCTTTGGAGAATTGGGTCAAGGATTCCACGGCCGATTTCTCCAGCCAGAATCCGCTGATCACCGTCGAGCTGACCGTGGTCCGGGGCGTGGATGCCGGCCGGCGGCTGAACGTAATGACCGGGATTCCGGACGTGTGGATCGCCGAATCGGACTGGACCCGGACGGCGGCGGGCGGAATCCCGTTCGAAACCGAGGGGTGGGTCGTCGCGCAGGATTCCTTCGTCTGGACGGTTTGGTCCGGATCGCGGGCCGATGCGCTTTCCCAATTGGATTGGGGATCCATTTCCCGGCTGGCCGCTTCCGATCCGCAGTTCCGTCTGGCGGTTCCGCCGGAAGGAAGCGTGGAGGGGATGGGCGGATGCCTTTCGGCGGCCGCGGAATATTTCCAGCAATCCGTGCTGACGGCGGATCAGATCAACGACGCATCCTTCCAAAGATGGAAGTCGGAGTTGTTGGAGTCGGTCCCGGATCTGAAGCGCAATCCGTTCGACCAGCTGACCAGCCGCCCCCCGCAGGCGGATGCGGCCTTTCTGCCCCTCAGCGACGGCCGCCGCCTGGACGGGTCGGCGTTCCTCCTGCAGGCCCCGCAATCCGCGGCGGTTCTTAATTTCACCTTTTATATCCGCTCTTCCTGGCTGGAGATCGAGGATTGGGAGGCGGAGTTGCAGCGCCAAGCGGCGGAGAAATTCCGCGCTCATTTATTAAGCGGCGGCGTGCAGGGCGGATTGGCGGCGCACGGCCTGAGCGGCCCCGGGGCGGATTTCCCCAACCCCGTCCGCCCGGCGGATGAGCACGCCGTCTATGCCCTGCAGTTCTGCTGGAGTCGTCAAGGAGGGAATGCATGA
- the larB gene encoding nickel pincer cofactor biosynthesis protein LarB, with protein sequence MDSNRVRELLEQVRSGRLSVEDAFAGIKDLPYEDLGFARIDTHRALRKGYPEVIFCPGKTVDQIAAIFERVAQGEGRVMAARASAEAAEAIRRKFPQAVHHASARIVTLGETAPSGKGTVLVLSAGTADIPVADEAAVTAETLGSKVERLFDVGVAGIHRLLDRRETLFSANVLIVVAGMDGALPSVVGGLVSRPVIAVPTSVGYGASFGGLAALLTMLNSCAPGVTVVNIDNGFGAGFSAHLMNQ encoded by the coding sequence ATGGATAGCAACCGGGTGCGCGAACTGCTGGAGCAGGTCCGCAGCGGAAGATTGAGCGTGGAGGATGCCTTCGCCGGCATCAAAGACCTGCCGTACGAGGATCTCGGATTCGCGCGGATCGACACCCACCGCGCGCTGCGCAAGGGATATCCCGAGGTGATCTTCTGCCCGGGAAAAACCGTCGACCAGATCGCCGCCATCTTCGAGCGCGTGGCCCAAGGCGAAGGCCGGGTGATGGCGGCGCGCGCTTCCGCCGAGGCGGCCGAAGCCATCCGCAGAAAATTTCCGCAGGCCGTCCATCATGCGTCGGCGCGAATCGTCACCCTCGGGGAGACCGCACCCTCCGGGAAGGGGACGGTCCTCGTGCTCAGCGCCGGAACGGCCGACATCCCCGTCGCGGACGAGGCGGCGGTGACCGCCGAAACGCTCGGCAGCAAAGTCGAGCGGCTGTTCGACGTCGGCGTGGCGGGAATCCACCGTTTGCTGGACCGCCGCGAAACGCTGTTTTCGGCCAATGTGCTGATCGTCGTGGCCGGAATGGACGGCGCGCTGCCCAGCGTCGTCGGCGGGCTGGTCAGCCGGCCGGTGATCGCGGTCCCCACCAGCGTCGGATACGGGGCTTCCTTCGGCGGATTGGCCGCGCTGCTGACGATGCTCAACTCCTGCGCGCCGGGCGTGACCGTGGTGAATATCGACAACGGGTTTGGCGCCGGATTCTCCGCGCATCTAATGAACCAATAA
- the larE gene encoding ATP-dependent sacrificial sulfur transferase LarE, with protein sequence MPDSERRHAVQDESQLAAKQNALFSILKDMGSVLVAYSGGVDSSYLLWAAVRALGAGKVTAATARSPIYVEQDEESLRALPRELGIRHLFRDVRQLEDEVFTHNPQDRCYYCKRGVLESFAELARREGIDWVVEGSNRDDLGDYRPGERAAREAGTRSPLCEADLAKAEIRGLARRAGLAAWDKPAESCLATRFPYGARITSEGLRRVREAEAALKAMGFHDVRVRDYGAMARVEVAPEEIALLASPETAAQAAAALRRAGYAYVAADLQGYRRGSLNETLGPSAGEGRHG encoded by the coding sequence GTGCCGGATTCCGAAAGGCGGCACGCCGTGCAGGATGAATCCCAACTTGCCGCGAAGCAAAACGCTTTGTTCTCGATCCTGAAGGACATGGGATCGGTGCTGGTCGCCTATTCCGGCGGCGTGGACAGCAGTTATCTGCTGTGGGCCGCGGTGCGGGCGCTCGGAGCGGGGAAGGTGACCGCCGCGACGGCCCGGTCGCCGATTTACGTCGAGCAAGATGAGGAATCCCTGCGGGCGCTTCCCCGCGAGCTTGGAATCCGGCATCTGTTCCGGGACGTGCGGCAACTCGAGGACGAGGTTTTCACCCATAATCCGCAGGACCGGTGCTATTACTGCAAACGCGGCGTGCTGGAGTCGTTCGCGGAATTGGCCCGCCGGGAAGGGATCGATTGGGTCGTCGAGGGTTCCAACCGCGACGACCTGGGCGACTACCGCCCCGGCGAACGGGCGGCGCGCGAGGCGGGAACGCGCAGTCCGTTGTGCGAGGCGGATCTGGCCAAGGCCGAGATCCGCGGATTGGCCCGCCGCGCGGGACTCGCGGCGTGGGATAAGCCGGCCGAATCCTGCCTGGCGACCCGGTTCCCCTACGGGGCGCGGATCACGTCCGAAGGATTGCGGCGCGTGCGGGAAGCCGAGGCGGCGCTCAAGGCGATGGGGTTCCACGATGTGCGCGTGCGGGATTACGGGGCGATGGCCCGCGTGGAAGTGGCGCCGGAGGAAATCGCCCTCCTTGCGTCGCCGGAAACCGCCGCCCAAGCGGCGGCGGCCCTGCGGCGCGCCGGATACGCTTACGTCGCCGCCGACCTGCAGGGGTATCGGCGGGGAAGTCTAAACGAGACGCTCGGCCCTTCGGCCGGAGAGGGACGCCATGGATAG
- a CDS encoding class I SAM-dependent methyltransferase: MNLSDWDGAYRGDRRIWGRGPSETALAAGEYFSEAEFATAGKRLLEIGCGYGWDSFFLASRWGLCVTAVDPSPAAVAMARAEGPEHGRPAVEFRTARFQDLADSPYDLVYASNLYQILPPEEREQFPQAVDSLLMPDGLLILGPLSSRDPEHAGNGAAVPGDPNSRIDRTYVHISDRAELETAFPFLEFQKFFEQEYLESRAEGADHHHISWILIAGRKSAGGGKG, translated from the coding sequence ATGAACCTTTCCGATTGGGACGGCGCATACCGCGGCGACCGCAGGATCTGGGGCCGGGGTCCGAGCGAAACGGCGCTCGCCGCCGGAGAATACTTTTCCGAGGCGGAGTTTGCGACTGCGGGCAAGCGTCTGCTGGAGATCGGCTGCGGATACGGGTGGGATTCCTTTTTCCTCGCCTCCCGGTGGGGTTTGTGCGTGACGGCCGTCGATCCCTCCCCGGCCGCGGTGGCGATGGCCCGTGCCGAGGGTCCGGAGCATGGGCGGCCGGCGGTGGAGTTCCGCACGGCCCGCTTTCAGGATCTCGCCGACTCCCCGTACGACCTGGTCTACGCCTCGAACCTTTATCAAATTCTGCCGCCGGAGGAGCGAGAGCAATTCCCGCAGGCGGTGGATTCGCTTCTTATGCCGGACGGATTGTTGATCCTCGGCCCCCTTTCTAGCCGCGATCCCGAGCATGCCGGGAATGGAGCGGCGGTCCCCGGAGATCCCAATTCCCGGATCGATCGGACGTACGTCCACATCAGCGACCGGGCCGAGCTGGAAACCGCCTTCCCCTTTTTGGAGTTCCAGAAGTTTTTCGAACAGGAATACCTCGAGAGCCGGGCGGAGGGGGCGGACCACCATCACATTTCCTGGATCCTGATCGCCGGTCGGAAGTCCGCGGGCGGCGGCAAAGGCTGA
- a CDS encoding HAD family hydrolase — MIHGAILDYGSTLITFDGDVAEVRGRAHRAMLERLRREGLPLREASFLNRFARKFDEYDRKRNADHREPTAFAVLAAVLEAEGHPAQPADRIRRALRAMYEVYESHWKLFPDTLPALERIRASGLRLAMLSNASDEENVRTMLEGHGLKSFFDPVVISAAIGIRKPDPRAFWPILAAWKIPASELVMVGDQLGKDVRGGLGLGMRTIWLTTEKDSSTNKPLRRKVVPDAQVKTIGEAAALLVHWRGQA; from the coding sequence ATGATTCACGGGGCAATTTTGGATTACGGATCGACACTGATCACGTTCGACGGAGATGTCGCCGAAGTGCGCGGCCGCGCGCACCGGGCGATGCTGGAGCGCCTGCGCCGCGAAGGTCTGCCGTTGCGCGAAGCGTCCTTCCTCAACCGGTTCGCGCGGAAGTTCGACGAATACGACCGCAAGCGCAACGCCGACCACCGGGAACCCACGGCCTTCGCGGTGCTGGCGGCGGTTCTCGAGGCGGAGGGGCATCCCGCCCAGCCGGCCGACCGGATCCGGCGGGCCCTGCGGGCGATGTACGAAGTGTACGAGTCGCACTGGAAGCTGTTCCCCGACACCCTTCCCGCGCTGGAGCGGATCCGCGCCTCCGGCTTGCGCCTGGCGATGCTCTCCAACGCCTCCGACGAAGAAAACGTCCGCACGATGCTGGAGGGTCACGGATTGAAGTCCTTCTTCGATCCGGTGGTCATCTCCGCCGCGATCGGAATCCGCAAGCCGGATCCCCGGGCGTTCTGGCCGATCCTGGCGGCTTGGAAAATCCCGGCCAGTGAACTCGTGATGGTCGGGGACCAATTGGGCAAAGATGTCCGCGGGGGCCTGGGGCTGGGCATGCGGACGATCTGGCTGACCACGGAAAAGGATTCGTCCACCAACAAGCCCTTGCGGAGAAAGGTCGTCCCCGACGCCCAGGTGAAAACCATCGGCGAGGCCGCGGCCCTGCTGGTGCATTGGAGGGGGCAGGCCTGA
- a CDS encoding D-2-hydroxyacid dehydrogenase, giving the protein MEEPVFVLITEPFSAEIVDQLQAISPRLELHVHPANKLEEVPPSLLARAEVLYTLRIVPAPEQAPNLKWIQFHQAGLDRFADSPILHRGVEFTSLSGAAAPQIAEYIVMMLLALGHRLPDLLGAQAAREWPRDKWEKFAPRELRGSTVGIVGYGSVGRETARLCNAFGARVLAVKRDVMAPDDGGYSPEGVGDPEGRIPARIYPPQAAKRMLAECDFVIVCAPLTSATQAWFGAEMIAAMREGACLVGISRGGIIDEAALRSALAEGKLRGAALDVFAREPLPAEDPLWESPRLFLTPHIAGHSPLYDARASLVFAENLRRYLSRQPLVNRLDPQRGY; this is encoded by the coding sequence ATGGAAGAACCCGTCTTTGTCCTGATCACGGAACCGTTCTCCGCCGAGATCGTCGACCAACTGCAGGCGATCTCTCCGCGGCTTGAGTTGCACGTCCACCCTGCGAACAAACTCGAAGAGGTTCCGCCCTCCCTGCTGGCGCGGGCCGAGGTGCTCTACACCCTGCGGATCGTTCCCGCGCCGGAGCAGGCCCCGAACCTGAAATGGATCCAATTTCATCAGGCCGGCCTGGACCGCTTCGCCGATTCCCCCATCCTTCATCGGGGAGTCGAATTCACCTCGCTTTCGGGCGCGGCCGCGCCCCAGATCGCCGAGTACATCGTGATGATGCTGCTCGCGCTGGGGCACCGCCTGCCGGATCTTCTCGGGGCCCAGGCCGCCCGCGAATGGCCGCGCGATAAGTGGGAAAAGTTCGCGCCGCGCGAGCTGCGAGGTTCGACGGTCGGGATCGTGGGCTATGGCAGCGTCGGGCGCGAAACGGCCCGCCTGTGCAACGCCTTCGGGGCCAGGGTTCTTGCGGTCAAGCGCGACGTGATGGCCCCCGATGACGGCGGCTACTCTCCGGAAGGCGTAGGGGATCCGGAGGGGAGAATCCCGGCCCGCATCTACCCGCCGCAGGCGGCCAAGCGGATGCTGGCGGAATGCGATTTCGTGATCGTCTGCGCGCCGCTGACCTCCGCCACGCAGGCTTGGTTCGGCGCGGAGATGATCGCGGCGATGCGCGAAGGGGCCTGCCTGGTGGGAATCTCGCGGGGCGGAATCATCGACGAGGCGGCCCTGCGCTCCGCCTTGGCCGAGGGCAAACTCCGCGGGGCGGCGCTGGACGTGTTCGCCCGCGAGCCGCTCCCGGCCGAGGATCCGCTGTGGGAGTCGCCGCGCCTGTTCCTGACGCCGCACATCGCAGGCCATTCCCCGCTCTACGATGCCCGGGCGTCGCTGGTGTTCGCCGAAAACCTGCGCCGCTATCTTTCCCGCCAGCCGCTCGTCAACCGGCTGGATCCGCAGAGAGGGTATTAG
- a CDS encoding L-lactate permease produces MSASPLLAILLLIAGLRWNLIRTGLAVWCLTLALAAAAFEAGSATLAVSQAKALLLALDVLPIVWGALLFYSVCSEAGIIRAVGDGLADAVPRKSLRGLLLAWAFASFLQGAGGFGVPVVVTAPLMVASGFSPIHAVVLPFLGHGWAVTFGSLGASFQALMSASGLGCEALAAPSAAVLGILCLLTGFLIGASVAAKGEFLRLSPVILLAGSAMAGMQYFLAASGFWQMASLGGGLVGILVLLAAGRLMRGRDAPAPGKRDSKFLMGLSGYVLLAAIVLCARWIGPLRDALESWQMRFSLPAAATALGHETAAGEVLRIAPLAHPGTLLLYASLAVFLAFSARRWYPPDAAGKILRTTFGRALPASAGILLMTGISTMLSYSGMTARLADGLAATLGAAFPACAPWLGAAGAFLAGSNTNSNLLFAPLQQQVARTIGAEEKILLAAQTAGGAVGSVLSPAKVGVGTAAAGVSLREGDVIRRLLIPAALLLTAASGFAVFLG; encoded by the coding sequence TTGTCCGCGTCTCCGCTTCTGGCCATCCTCCTGCTGATCGCGGGATTGCGCTGGAACCTGATCCGAACCGGCCTCGCCGTTTGGTGCTTGACCCTTGCGCTTGCGGCGGCGGCTTTTGAAGCAGGATCCGCGACCCTCGCCGTCTCACAAGCCAAAGCGCTGTTGTTGGCGCTGGACGTCCTGCCCATCGTCTGGGGGGCGCTGTTGTTCTATTCGGTCTGTTCGGAGGCCGGGATCATCCGGGCCGTCGGGGACGGCTTGGCGGACGCCGTTCCCCGGAAAAGCCTGCGCGGACTGCTCCTGGCTTGGGCCTTTGCCTCCTTTCTGCAAGGCGCGGGAGGGTTCGGCGTTCCGGTGGTGGTCACGGCTCCGCTGATGGTCGCGTCCGGCTTCTCCCCGATCCATGCGGTGGTGCTTCCTTTCCTCGGGCATGGCTGGGCGGTAACCTTCGGATCGCTCGGGGCATCCTTCCAGGCGCTGATGTCGGCCAGCGGGTTGGGATGTGAAGCGCTGGCGGCGCCGTCGGCCGCAGTTCTCGGAATATTGTGTTTGCTGACGGGCTTCCTGATTGGCGCGTCGGTCGCCGCGAAGGGTGAATTCCTGCGCCTGTCGCCCGTTATCCTCCTTGCCGGATCGGCGATGGCCGGAATGCAGTATTTCCTGGCGGCGTCCGGCTTTTGGCAGATGGCTTCGCTGGGAGGCGGTTTGGTTGGGATACTCGTCCTGCTTGCCGCCGGGCGGCTGATGCGCGGGAGGGACGCCCCGGCGCCTGGAAAACGGGACAGCAAATTTCTCATGGGATTATCGGGCTACGTCCTGCTGGCGGCGATCGTGCTGTGCGCGCGATGGATCGGCCCCCTGCGCGACGCGCTGGAATCCTGGCAAATGCGGTTTTCGCTTCCGGCGGCGGCGACCGCGCTCGGGCACGAAACCGCCGCCGGCGAGGTGCTCCGGATTGCGCCGCTGGCGCACCCCGGGACCCTGTTGCTGTATGCCTCGCTCGCCGTGTTCCTCGCGTTTTCCGCGCGGCGCTGGTATCCTCCGGATGCGGCGGGAAAGATCCTCCGAACGACCTTCGGCCGGGCGCTTCCGGCCTCGGCCGGAATCCTGCTGATGACCGGGATCTCGACGATGCTTTCGTATTCCGGGATGACCGCGCGCTTGGCGGACGGGCTGGCCGCTACCCTCGGCGCCGCGTTCCCCGCCTGCGCGCCGTGGCTGGGCGCGGCCGGGGCTTTCCTCGCCGGGAGCAACACCAATTCCAACCTTTTGTTTGCCCCGCTGCAGCAGCAGGTAGCTCGGACGATCGGCGCGGAGGAAAAGATCCTCCTGGCGGCGCAGACCGCCGGAGGCGCCGTGGGTTCCGTGCTCTCGCCGGCGAAGGTCGGGGTCGGAACCGCCGCGGCGGGGGTTTCCTTGAGGGAAGGGGACGTAATCCGACGTTTGCTGATCCCGGCCGCGTTGTTGCTGACGGCGGCGAGCGGATTTGCCGTCTTCTTGGGTTAA
- a CDS encoding cation-translocating P-type ATPase, whose protein sequence is MTEITPPKAQEIHSNSVEDLVNQLDTHIHKGLGADQARERLEKVGPNELKERPRPGFLHLLLAQFNNFLIMLLIVAAGVSMLLGEYVDAAAILAIVVLNAVLGVVQESRAEKALAALRKMAAPNAMIVRDGAQMLIPSRELVPGDIVLLEAGNYVPADLRLVESVNLKIDESALTGESQPVHKDSGVVLDKDIPIGDRTNSAFMSSMITYGRGRGLVVATGMHTQIGMIAQMLQTYEEEPTPLQRRLDDLARTLGVAALAICGGIFLYGILRDTSPGVILAQGVGAYLAAHRSEIVELFMTAVSLAIAAVPEGLPAVVTICLALGMQRMVGRHALIRKLAAVETLGSATVICSDKTGTLTQNEMAVTHGWVSRAEFTVEGTACLTEGCYRRGESAFEPARDPDAFLLLRGAALCNDARLEESGESEGEKTWRMIGDPTEGALLVAAAKAGLQREALEREAPRAGEVPFDSARKRMTTIHPVRGKDGSGWIAFMKGAPDVVLDLCTRIREDGSDVPLTPERKQAVLDANHGMARRALRVLSVACRSLSEKPDTEDAEGLEREMVFVGMLGMIDPPRPEVAAAIRTARAAGLRTVMVTGDYPDTARAIGEQINLLGKGQEVLPGSELDALSDAEISDRAERVGVYARVSPQHKVKIVEALKSRGHVVAMTGDGVNDAPALKRSDIGIAMGITGTDVSKETADMVLTDDNYVSIVSAIEEGRIIYSNIRKFVYYLISCNIGEILIVLFSMVGGLPLPLRPIQLLWLNLVTDGAPALALGMEKGEPDVMRRPPRPPKEPIINREMTAGIAVQALVMTAAVLSAFLYGLQRYPGNLAGAQTVAFATLVLSELLRAYTVRSERMSVFQIGLFTNRWMQAAVVSSLLLLLAVIYIPFFDPIFNTVALDLQDWLVLFPFALASSLAAELMKGIFRRGSNARRPAASSE, encoded by the coding sequence TTGACCGAGATAACTCCCCCCAAAGCTCAGGAAATCCACTCCAACAGCGTCGAGGACCTTGTCAACCAACTCGACACCCACATTCACAAAGGCCTCGGCGCCGATCAGGCCCGGGAACGGTTGGAGAAGGTCGGCCCGAACGAGCTTAAGGAACGGCCCCGGCCCGGCTTCCTGCATCTGCTCCTGGCGCAATTCAACAACTTCCTGATCATGCTGCTGATCGTGGCCGCCGGGGTGTCCATGCTCCTGGGAGAGTACGTGGACGCAGCGGCGATCCTGGCGATCGTCGTCCTCAACGCCGTTTTGGGCGTGGTTCAGGAATCGCGGGCGGAGAAAGCCCTGGCCGCATTGCGCAAGATGGCGGCCCCGAACGCAATGATTGTCCGGGACGGCGCGCAGATGCTGATCCCCTCGCGCGAGCTGGTTCCCGGCGACATTGTCCTGCTCGAGGCGGGCAACTACGTTCCCGCCGACCTGCGCTTGGTGGAAAGCGTCAACCTGAAGATCGACGAATCCGCGCTGACCGGAGAATCCCAGCCGGTCCACAAGGATTCGGGGGTGGTGCTGGACAAAGACATTCCCATCGGCGACCGGACCAACTCGGCCTTCATGAGTTCGATGATCACCTACGGGCGCGGGCGCGGATTGGTCGTGGCGACGGGGATGCACACCCAAATCGGCATGATCGCCCAGATGCTGCAAACCTACGAGGAGGAGCCGACCCCGCTGCAGCGGAGGTTGGACGACCTGGCGCGCACGCTGGGCGTGGCGGCGCTGGCGATCTGCGGGGGGATCTTCCTGTACGGCATCCTCCGCGACACCTCCCCGGGAGTGATCCTCGCCCAGGGCGTCGGGGCCTACCTGGCCGCCCACCGATCCGAGATCGTCGAATTGTTCATGACCGCGGTCAGCCTGGCGATCGCGGCCGTGCCGGAAGGACTGCCGGCGGTGGTGACGATCTGCCTGGCGCTCGGGATGCAGCGGATGGTCGGCCGGCACGCGCTGATCCGCAAGCTGGCGGCGGTGGAAACGCTGGGCAGCGCGACGGTGATCTGCTCCGACAAGACCGGAACCCTCACCCAAAACGAGATGGCCGTCACCCACGGCTGGGTGAGCCGGGCCGAGTTCACCGTCGAGGGCACGGCCTGCCTGACCGAGGGCTGCTACCGCCGGGGAGAATCGGCGTTCGAGCCGGCCCGCGATCCGGATGCGTTCCTGCTCCTGCGGGGGGCAGCGCTGTGCAACGACGCGCGGCTCGAGGAAAGCGGCGAATCCGAAGGCGAGAAAACCTGGCGCATGATCGGCGATCCGACCGAGGGGGCCCTGCTGGTTGCGGCGGCGAAGGCGGGTCTGCAACGCGAAGCGCTCGAACGGGAAGCCCCCCGGGCGGGCGAGGTCCCGTTCGACTCGGCGCGCAAGCGCATGACGACGATTCATCCCGTCCGGGGAAAGGACGGTTCCGGCTGGATTGCTTTCATGAAGGGGGCGCCGGACGTCGTCCTGGATCTGTGTACCCGGATCCGGGAAGACGGAAGCGATGTGCCGCTGACGCCCGAGCGGAAGCAGGCGGTGCTGGACGCCAACCACGGCATGGCGCGGCGCGCCCTGAGGGTCCTCAGCGTGGCCTGCCGGTCGTTATCCGAAAAACCCGATACCGAGGATGCGGAGGGGCTGGAACGGGAGATGGTGTTCGTCGGCATGCTGGGGATGATCGATCCGCCGCGGCCGGAAGTCGCGGCTGCGATCCGCACCGCCCGCGCAGCCGGATTGCGGACGGTGATGGTGACCGGCGACTACCCCGACACGGCGCGGGCGATCGGCGAGCAGATCAACCTCCTCGGAAAGGGGCAGGAGGTGCTGCCGGGCTCGGAGCTGGATGCGCTGAGCGACGCCGAAATCTCGGATCGGGCCGAGCGGGTCGGCGTGTATGCCAGGGTTTCGCCCCAGCACAAGGTCAAGATCGTCGAGGCCTTGAAATCCCGCGGCCATGTGGTGGCGATGACCGGCGACGGGGTGAACGACGCCCCGGCCCTGAAACGCTCGGATATCGGGATCGCAATGGGGATCACCGGCACCGACGTCTCGAAGGAGACCGCCGACATGGTGCTGACCGACGACAACTACGTCAGCATCGTTTCGGCGATCGAGGAAGGCCGGATCATTTATTCCAACATCCGGAAATTCGTCTACTATCTGATCTCCTGCAACATCGGGGAGATCCTGATCGTCCTGTTTTCCATGGTCGGCGGGCTTCCTTTGCCCCTCCGGCCGATCCAACTGCTGTGGCTGAACCTGGTGACCGACGGCGCGCCCGCGCTGGCGCTGGGGATGGAGAAAGGCGAACCGGACGTGATGCGGCGACCGCCTCGGCCGCCGAAGGAGCCGATCATCAACCGCGAGATGACGGCGGGCATCGCGGTTCAGGCTTTGGTGATGACGGCGGCGGTGTTAAGCGCGTTCCTGTACGGGCTGCAACGGTATCCTGGGAACCTGGCAGGCGCCCAAACGGTGGCGTTCGCCACGCTGGTCCTCTCCGAACTGCTGCGGGCGTACACCGTTCGCTCCGAGCGCATGTCCGTGTTCCAGATCGGGTTGTTCACCAACCGGTGGATGCAGGCCGCGGTCGTGAGCTCTCTGCTGCTCCTCTTGGCGGTGATCTACATCCCCTTTTTCGACCCGATTTTCAACACCGTCGCGCTCGACCTGCAGGATTGGCTGGTTTTGTTCCCCTTCGCCTTGGCCTCGTCGCTTGCCGCCGAGTTGATGAAGGGGATCTTCCGCCGGGGTTCGAATGCGCGGCGGCCGGCCGCCTCCTCCGAGTAG